A genomic window from Nematostella vectensis chromosome 9, jaNemVect1.1, whole genome shotgun sequence includes:
- the LOC5502144 gene encoding integrator complex subunit 10 isoform X3, with product MFNCLPEHVQREALLQASGRCKDCIEKCCVMLLLLRRFPDAIPKNGTTLTDILIDAEHAEYPTNPINSYRRLLVCDVLPHLLASDGIMIESESSGQEGRPVIPLQLVYKWLELSIQFYAFCGTTPQCSQDSPFPAESTPVSTPSNIKEIIAHVHEGRGPWGAMYDMFCLIAKKCNWTEVSIVIDQLDPLLHRSTRERWACLLGIHQWLKKTAKHGTGEKTIDEAREKAGLFYAMIIIFVQSVWEYCKAVNRIDTSGNPCLTSGPRLVLIEDVGASFSESLSPGETSNSGSAPKKKKKKSGTSPLSPKEDSRSKQTPSVVVSKSCGSMSSSLADEFVVAVDSWQILNVHTDYKTEFSRILEEWNVDQWLWMDSFNMDRMIYKAKYKKVVEFLEQQKKFFQSPSAPTARLTELQIRCSLQLSCCYFYQEDYKSACAEVLDALKIFPPSLSPNSAMAECKTLKRSTSVTQGASGRDVTTWGASTGRFLQLIPCTESEVLSFCIRLLITCFKLRISQESRTSISNLFRHLIVLLQYDWPREETTFYEMLEKIRANGGLTYRSFFDYVVNIDMLEEFAHMNNEGILKLDFLPKSSSATRARTVTRGVNKGVKEDFRSAMEKQVMRSDESIEPLLKGFFEENQSHIVKLMSPASTS from the exons ACAACTCTCACAGACATTCTGATAGATGCTGAGCATGCTGAGTACCCAACAAACCCTATCAACTCCTATCGGCGGCTTTTAG TTTGTGATGTGCTACCACATCTTCTTGCAAGTGATGGTATCATGATAGAATCAGAATCCTCTGGTCAG GAAGGGAGACCTGTTATTCCACTTCAGCTGGTCTACAAATGGCTTGAGCTGTCAATCCAATTTTATGCCTTCTGCGGGACCACGCCCCAGTGTTCCCAGGATTCACCATTCCCAGCAGAATCCACACCTGTATCTACACCCAGTAACATCAAAGAGATCATTGCTCATGTTCATGAGGGGAGGGGTCCCTGGGGGGCCATGTATGACATGTTTTGTCTGATTGCCAAGAAATGTAATTGGACAGAGGTCTCCATCGTGATAGACCAGCTGGATCCACTGTTGCATAG GAGCACTAGAGAAAGGTGGGCATGCCTACTGGGTATTCACCAATGGCTTAAAAAGACAGCAAAGCATGGAACAGGGGAAAAAACGATTGATGAAGCAAGAGAGAAAGCTGGGCTCTTCTATGCTATGATCATTATCTTTGTGCAGTCTGTCTGGGAGTATTGCAAGGCCGTTAATAGGATTGACACATCAG GTAATCCATGCCTTACATCAGGTCCTCGGTTAGTTCTTATTGAAGATGTTGGGGCCTCATTCAGCGAGAGCTTGTCTCCAGGAGAAACATCAAATAGCGG CTCTGCccctaaaaagaagaaaaagaagagtgGGACG TCTCCCTTGTCTCCTAAAGAAGATAGCAGATCAAAACAAACACCTTCTGTTGTTGTGAGCAAAA GCTGTGGGAGCATGAGTTCAAGTCTTGCTGATGAATTTGTTGTGGCAGTGGACTCATGGCAGATTCTCAATGTTCACACAGATTACAAAACAG AATTTAGTCGCATTCTCGAGGAGTGGAATGTCGACCAATGGTTATGGATGGACTCATTCAATATGGACAGAATGATATACAAG GCCAAATACAAGAAAGTAGTGGAGTTCCTAGAACAGCAAAAAAAGTTCTTTCAATCCCCATCAGCACCGACCGCCCGGCTTACAGAG CTCCAGATAAGGTGCAGCCTTCAACTTTCCTGTTGCTACTTTTACCAAGAAGATTATAAG AGTGCGTGTGCCGAAGTGCTGGATGCATTGAAGATATTTccgccatcattatcacccaaCTCAGCCATGGCAGAATGCAAGACCCTGAAGCGCTCTACTTCTGTTACACAAGGAGCAAGTGGTCGAGATGTGACGACATGGGGAGCGTCCACAG GTCGATTTCTGCAGCTCATTCCTTGCACAGAATCTGAAGTGCTGTCATTTTGTATACGTCTGCTCATAACTTGTTTTAAG CTACGCATTTCCCAGGAAAGCCGCACTAGTATCAGTAACTTGTTCCGGCACCTGATTGTACTACTACAATATGACTGGCCAAGAGAAGAGACCACATTCTATGAAATGCTGGAAAAGATACGTGCAAATGGAGGACTGACATATCGTTCCTTTTTCGACTATGTTGTCA ACATCGATATGCTTGAAGAGTTTGCACACATGAACAATGAAGGAATACTCAAGCTCGACTTCCTGCCCAAGTCCTCCTCTGCTACCAG AGCTCGTACCGTGACAAGAGGTGTGAACAAAGGCGTGAAGGAGGATTTCCGCTCCGCTATGGAGAAACAAGTCATGCGCAGCGATGAGAGCATTGAGCCTCTCCTCAAGGGCTTCTTTGAAGAAAACCAAAGCCACATCGTCAAGTTGATGAGCCCGGCCTCCACATCTTAG